In Colletotrichum lupini chromosome 6, complete sequence, a single window of DNA contains:
- a CDS encoding phosphatidylinositol 3, which produces MTRDIRQRVLEKIASLSAASSRTSFDRSDLDRLCKATQAAGKGVNGYSGKQNSSSLGRCPMTIREFEVLLSLCKAAPAIQTSQSAQKLAHQLIPYVLEAHVQVFVPSPFFRKVEPSPTEALAFHVTAALLSLGSHYDDLHEMISDNVWAFVNACDHAADHTVPPQQDDEDPNLEDAIRTATIAVSLLGFLDAASAQADFWRAGGRLALVQRFRDILSESFLVAVETAFSTIRNSQSSDRHAREWKRYLRHYSAAGRPLGAILLQRSYMWLLVSGTSLLVTDASLLRGTHILDLLMSGDGAFRPGSPRSPDADYRSLDMYTTVAVDQMNYLEAGEDYLKLGSSWQQRLAFAVKSAALISYLNCSLMNEDVADVDVLINWLEETLADPLQMADENLAATVLRSIALVCKISRGYAATASRLLPRFIVQSAPNARTVAVASKSLAFVLQLLSHDAVITTLYTLGNVLSPGSDRSMTNGTNGDLAVDAAATLYPNRHSTGSSISLAITGEEETAMVYGNVVQAICGIATACNDEKITALAQSMLLQKIDKVNSSVDAQIVSGAAALALKGGQLEFRSLLKVFSRICHIGVVGHKDFLLVAVMKARTYISANLHRGSPLYDIYWEHLLESIISMGDVHQSNHTKEADVQLAAREIAELLHPLAVFMSTNDLAFNTITDDESHSMIRDAWFNIVVHGFTTQTDMGKTYLDELRIMAVHSPPLVAEQRGEQIESDIELNTVLRRGMSSDRESLQKRHLTELIPNKAPEIKGLSYRKVIFLHAAYLVESLRADAGDCTKALSYFLEPSMRRGEVSSTMEGIAAAVVDKYLRKTLGGTDATFSAQYAAAQLVAIFCGCCHRIERVQQAAFTCADRIITQVPSALCHRSSLFALLELLSLMWSSCLEAETDLYAPRSKFTSSLGDVSVELSDDYTFRRHTLDVLNRRAKQWVSSVISIAPLDIKGLLQTYLSEFDDEGAYGHISLGRSFAIELGSLMPSTDQRLQSLDRVGDCSINTGSDFVAQYTTRQEYRYGETLPERGNELVNFMQLNRRASFLQSSGSSASDSANAATALAHVEARIKSKKTTALTEVRDILRRAAALLCRSNRDESAVAHYLVSIPFAMFTKQSIKLGVSLWLGVMNENPRLEPRLLTEIAQQWEATIQSGLGLFSHAMSHPDPFFLKEEFAPSDLEALAKRKQQVHNLLSPHMRLLQFFASHFNATRLGSPDVQRVFLRMLDVTLDAVRSSTPHPMARELRFQIVLFGLKVLHVCTTIGAIAQWRFKEKILSAALSWFRYAPRWSFGSNILQLKTELRLLTDIVAALKHVAFIGANAADTIKSLQAKEQLLVFLLESEQTRLSVWVHPLGEPTKAHGQSNKAAIETALAPLIRVAWAEDPSIAIELVTRFPYPRVQREVRWLLINFPQKAISEPEGLPILLGGSLPNDVSFQLKYLLFWSPVNPITAATYFLPAYRNHPFLIQYAMRAMESHSSDVTFFYVPQIVQTLRYDALGYVERYILETAQFSQLFAHQIIWNMKANAYKDDDATIPDAIKPTLDKVMEKMIASFSDVDRTFYEREFAFFDEVTDISGKLKPYVGRPKPEKAQKIEEELRKIKVEIGVYLPSNPDGVVIGIDRKSGKPLQSHAKAPYMATFRIKKNKGSLDDVNDMLEDVHKKDSPPAQENTIEVWQSAIFKVGDDCRQDVLALQMIAAFRGIFHNVGLDVYVNPYRVTATAPGCGVIDVLPNSVSRDMLGREAVNGLYDYFISKYGNEDSLRFQQARSNFVKSMAAYSIISFLLQFKDRHNGNIMIDDAGHILHIDFGFCFDIAPGGIKFERAPFKLTTEMLAVMGGSPHHQAFKWFEELCVKAFLASRQHCEKLSQIVLLMMDSGLPCFKPESVQHFKERFVLERSEREAADFVKDLIRRSANSYSTGVYDQFQLLTNGIPY; this is translated from the exons ATGACCCGCGACATTCGGCAGCGGGTGCTGGAGAAGATCGCGTCGCTCTCAGCTGCCAGCTCGCGTACGTCGTTCGACCGCTCTGATCTCGATCGATTGTGCAAGGCAACCCAAGCCGCTGGGAAGGGTGTCAATGGCTACTCTGGGAAGCAGAACTCGTCGTCTCTTGGGAGATGTCCAATG ACAATCCGCGAATTCGAGGTCCTCCTATCGCTATGCAAAGCCGCACCCGCTATTCAGACGAGCCAGAGCGCTCAGAAACTTGCCCATCAATTGATCCCCTATGTTCTCGAGGCCCACGTCCAGGTGTTTGTTCCTTCGCCCTTCTTCCGAAAGGTTGAGCCATCACCGACGGAGGCACTGGCATTCCACGTCACGGCCGCGCTGCTGTCCCTCGGCTCCCACTACGATGATCTGCACGAGATGATTTCCGACAATGTCTGGGCATTTGTCAATGCCTGCGATCATGCGGCGGATCACACTGTCCCACCTCAGCAGGACGACGAAGACCCGAACTTGGAGGACGCTATCAGGACAGCTACAATTGCAGTCTCGCTGCTTGGTTTCCTTGATGCGGCATCGGCACAAGCAGACTTCTGGAGAGCTGGAGGCAGACTGGCACTGGTTCAGCGATTCAGAGATATCCTTTCAGAGTCGTTCTTGGTTGCTGTCGAGACGGCTTTTTCTACCATCAGGAACTCACAGTCCTCAGATCGCCATGCCAGAGAGTGGAAGAGATACTTGCGCCACTACTCTGCTGCTGGGCGACCTCTGGGAGCCATCTTGCTCCAAAGAAGCTACATGTGGCTTCTTGTCTCTGGCACCTCGCTTTTGGTCACCGACGCATCCCTCTTGCGCGGCACCCACATCCTCGACTTGCTCATGTCAGGCGATGGGGCGTTCAGACCAGGTTCCCCACGCAGTCCAGATGCAGACTACCGGTCCCTCGACATGTACACTACGGTAGCCGTTGACCAGATGAATTATCTCGAAGCCGGTGAAGACTACCTCAAGCTTGGGTCCTCTTGGCAGCAGAGACTGGCGTTTGCAGTGAAATCGGCAGCTCTCATCAGCTATCTCAATTGCTCGCTCATGAACGAGGATGTCGCAGACGTCGACGTCTTGATTAATTGGCTGGAGGAGACCCTTGCAGACCCTCTCCAAATGGCGGACGAAAACCTGGCGGCAACTGTCTTGAGATCGATTGCTTTGGTTTGCAAGATCTCCAGGGGATACGCTGCGACTGCCAGTAGACTGCTGCCTCGATTCATTGTGCAGAGTGCGCCCAACGCTCGCACTGTTGCGGTCGCGTCCAAGAGCCTGGCTTTTGTTCTACAGCTCCTTTCTCATGACGCTGTCATCACAACTCTTTACACCTTGGGTAACGTTCTGAGCCCTGGCTCTGATAGATCCATGACGAACGGCACCAATGGGGACCTCGCCGTGGACGCTGCTGCTACGTTATACCCCAATCGCCATTCGACTGGCAGCAGTATTTCCCTGGCCATTACCGGTGAGGAAGAAACCGCGATGGTGTATGGCAACGTCGTCCAAGCCATCTGTGGTATTGCGACTGCTTGCAATGACGAGAAGATCACAGCCTTGGCACAGTCTATGCTGCTTCAGAAAATCGACAAGGTCAACAGCAGTGTCGATGCTCAAATTGTGAGCGGTGCTGCCGCTCTTGCGTTGAAGGGCGGACAGCTTGAGTTCCGATCGCTGTTGAAGGTGTTCTCTAGAATTTGTCACATTGGGGTTGTCGGCCACAAGGACTTCCTTCTGGTTGCT GTCATGAAGGCGCGTACATATATCTCGGCGAACCTCCACCGTGGATCCCCCCTTTATGACATCTACTGGGAGCACCTGTTAGAGAGCATCATTTCCATGGGCGACGTTCACCAGTCGAATCACACCAAGGAGGCCGATGTTCAGCTGGCTGCCCGAGAGATTGCGGAGCTGCTGCATCCATTGGCCGTCTTCATGTCCACCAACGATCTGGCATTCAACACTATTACTGATGACGAGTCTCACTCAATGATCAGAGATGCATGGTTCAACATTGTTGTCCACGGCTTCACTACGCAGACCGACATGGGCAAGACCTATCTTGATGAGCTTCGAATCATGGCCGTTCATTCGCCCCCTCTGGTTGCTGAACAGCGAGGGGAACAGATTGAGAGTGACATCGAGCTTAACACCGTCCTCCGCCGAGGCATGAGCTCCGACAGAGAGTCGCTGCAGAAGAGGCATCTCACTGAGTTGATTCCTAATAAGGCTCCAGAAATCAAGGGACTAAGTTACCGCAAGGTGATCTTCTTGCACGCCGCTTACTTGGTTGAGAGTCTCCGAGCGGATGCTGGAGATTGCACCAAGGCTCTCTCGTACTTCTTGGAGCCCAGCATGCGTAGAGGTGAGGTCAGCAGCACCATGGAGGGCATTGCTGCCGCTGTAGTGGACAAGTATTTGCGAAAGACTCTAGGCGGTACAGATGCCACCTTCTCTGCTCAGTATGCTGCCGCACAGCTCGTTGCCATCTTCTGTGGCTGCTGTCATCGGATCGAGCGAGTTCAGCAAGCAGCTTTTACCTGTGCGGACCGCATCATCACTCAGGTTCCTTCTGCTCTCTGCCACAGATCGTCGCTCTTCGCCTTGCTGGAACTCCTTTCTCTGATGTGGTCCAGCTGCTTGGAAGCCGAGACAGATCTGTACGCACCACGATCCAAATTCACCTCCAGCCTCGGAGATGTGTCCGTCGAGCTATCCGACGATTACACATTCCGCCGCCATACTTTGGACGTTCTGAATCGCAGAGCCAAACAATGGGTCTCGAGCGTTATTAGCATAGCACCCCTGGACATCAAGGGTCTTCTACAGACGTACTTGTCCGAGTTCGACGACGAAGGAGCATATGGCCACATTTCTTTGGGTCGCTCCTTTGCTATCGAGCTTGGCTCTCTCATGCCGTCAACCGACCAAAGACTGCAGTCCCTCGATCGAGTCGGAGACTGCAGTATCAACACTGGATCTGACTTCGTTGCTCAGTATACCACTCGTCAAGAGTACCGATATGGCGAGACTCTACCCGAACGTGGCAATGAGCTTGTGAACTTCATGCAGTTGAACCGTAGAGCGTCTTTCTTGCAGTCGTCAGGATCGAGTGCTAGCGATAGTGCGAACGCCGCCACCGCTCTGGCGCACGTTGAAGCCCGCATCAAGAGCAAGAAGACCACTGCTCTTACCGAAGTCCGCGATATCCTACGCAGAGCTGCAGCCCTGCTTTGCCGCAGCAACCGTGATGAGTCCGCTGTTGCGCATTACCTCGTCAGCATTCCCTTCGCCATGTTCACAAAGCAGTCTATCAAGTTGGGCGTTTCCCTGTGGTTGGGTGTGATGAACGAGAACCCACGCCTCGAGCCTAGACTTCTTACCGAAATTGCTCAACAATGGGAGGCGACCATCCAGAGCGGCCTCGGGCTCTTTAGCCATGCAATGTC GCATCCTGACCCATTCTTCCTGAAGGAAGAGTTTGCGCCCAGTGATCTTGAGGCCTTGGCCAAGCGCAAGCAGCAGGTGCACAATCTGCTGTCTCCCCACATGAGGCTGTTGCAATTCTTCGCCAGCCACTTTAATGCCACCCGCTTGGGTAGCCCGGATGTCCAGCGAGTCTTCCTGCGCATGCTCGATGTCACTCTGGATGCTGTGCGATCATCGACTCCTCACCCGATGGCACGAGAACTCCGGTTTCAGATCGTATTGTTCGGACTGAAGGTGCTGCATGTCTGTACGACCATTGGCGCCATCGCCCAATGGCGGTTCAAGGAGAAGATTTTGTCTGCCGCACTCAGTTGGTTCCGTTACGCTCCAAGATGGTCTTTCGGTAGCAACATCCTGCAGCTGAAGACGGAACTTCGTCTCTTGACCGACATCGTGGCGGCATTGAAGCATGTTGCATTCATCGGAGCCAACGCTGCAGACACGATCAAGTCCCTGCAGGCCAAGGAGCAACTTCTCGTTTTCCTACTTGAGAGCGAACAAACGCGTTTGTCGGTGTGGGTTCACCCGCTCGGCGAGCCCACTAAGGCTCACGGACAATCTAACAAGGCTGCTATCGAG ACTGCTCTCGCGCCCCTCATTCGTGTTGCCTGGGCCGAGGACCCGTCTATTGCTATTGAACTGGTCACTCGATTCCCCTATCCCCGTGTCCAACGCGAGGTGAGATGGCTGTTGATCAACTTCCCGCAGAAGGCCATCTCCGAGCCGGAGGGTCTTCCCATTCTTCTGGGTGGCTCTTTGCCCAACGATGTTAGCTTCCAACTGAAG TACTTGTTGTTCTGGTCGCCAGTGAACCCGATCACGGCTGCCACGTATTTCCTGCCTGCGTATCGGAACCATCCGTTCCTTATCCAGTACGCAATGAGGGCAATGGAAAGCCACTCCAGCGATGTGACTTTCTTCTACGTGCCCCAAATTGTGCAGACGCTGCGCTACGACGCACTGGGTTATGTGGAACGGTACATCCTGGAGACCGCTCAATTTTCGCAGCTGTTCGCGCATCAGATCATCTGGAACATGAAGGCGAACGCCTACAAGGATGACGACGCAACTATC CCTGATGCAATCAAGCCTACCCTCGACAAGGTTATGGAGAAGATGATTGCAAGCTTCTCTGATGTGGACAGAACGTTCTACGAGCGAGAGTTCGCCTTCTTCGACGAGGTCACTGACATTTCGGGCAAACTGAAGCCATATGTCGGCCGGCCCAAGCCGGAGAAGGCACAGAAGATTGAGGAGGAACTGCGCAAGATCAAGGTTGAGATTGGCGTCTACCTTCCGAGTAACCCCGATGGTGTCGTGATTGGCATCGATCGCAAGTCTGGCAAGCCTCTCCAGAGTCACGCCAAGGCGCCCTACATGGCAACGTTCCGCATCAAGAAGAACAAGGGCAGCCTTGATGATGTTAATGATATGCTCGAGGATGTTCACAAAAAGGACTCGCCGCCGGCGCAGGAAAACACCATTGAAGTGTGGCAGTCTGCCATTTTCAAGGTTGGCGACGACTGCAGACAGGACGTTCTTGCCCTGCAGATGATTGCGGCGTTCCGAGGCATTTTCCACAACGTCGGCCTAGATGTCTACGTCAACCCGTACCGCGTCACAGCCACGGCCCCTGGCTGCGGTGTCATTGACGTGCTGCCCAACTCCGTCTCCCGCGACATGCTCGGCCGTGAGGCCGTCAACGGCCTCTACGACTACTTCATCTCAAAGTACGGCAACGAAGACTCGCTCCGCTTCCAGCAGGCCCGCAGCAACTTTGTCAAGAGCATGGCCGCCTACTCCATCATCTCCTTCCTCCTGCAGTTCAAGGACAGACACAACGGAAACATCATGATTGACGACGCGGGCCACATTCTGCACATTGACTTTGGCTTCTGCTTCGACATCGCGCCGGGCGGCATCAAGTTCGAGCGCGCGCCCTTCAAGCTGACGACGGAGATGCTCGCCGTCATGGGCGGCAGCCCGCACCACCAGGCCTTCAAGTGGTTCGAGGAGCTGTGCGTAAAGGCCTTCCTCGCGTCCCGCCAGCACTGCGAGAAGCTCAGCCAGATCGTGCTGCTCATGATGGACTCTGGCCTGCCGTGCTTCAAGCCCGAGAGCGTGCAGCACTTCAAGGAGCGCTTCGTGCTGGAGCGCAGCGAGCGCGAGGCGGCCGACTTTGTCAAGGACCTCATCCGCAGGAGCGCCAACAGTTACTCGACCGGTGTCTACGACCAGTTTCAGCTGCTTACCAACGGCATTCCCTACTAA